One Ogataea parapolymorpha DL-1 chromosome VI, whole genome shotgun sequence DNA window includes the following coding sequences:
- a CDS encoding Protein involved in regulated synthesis of PtdIns(3,5)P(2), whose amino-acid sequence MDKSIKRGLNDRIYDKRKAAALELERVVRDSLSTGDTEKIVNIIKQLRNEYAYAVHQPNARYGGLIGLAAVAIALGQNEVPKYLESIMHPVLACFGDQDSMVRYFACEALYNIAKVAKGEILVYFNEIFDVLCKLVADVEMSVKNAADILDRLIKDITSEKAATYVSVLAKPVEPPSAKVVDQKGKTLQVYEPQLPKAFSLEKFIPLLKERMYATNPYTRMFLVSWLRLLDSIPGLNLISYLPSFLDALLSYLSATLEDVRVVTENFLKLLLHEIQKVSEIKKMVSQEKADDSKEKDLYIPGQDIVIDYPKIIDLLITSLDSTEELIQLVALQWLVALLEISPESFIVFMAKLLAVLLSTISHSNKQLRDISVLLNSKLMELAANNHYDINYTLIVNQLTLQFLNEKESTRLASLDWLIMLHEKDPIKFLEHSDNTFVTLLKAMNDQSDKVINKDLELLSKISNQTDDRYFQSFMVDLLNLFKRDRKLLDTRADFIIRTVCKSLDAERIYKSLSKVLSEEESNLGFLSIMIQILNNNLIIAPELTALRQKLIRGDDFDLFKTLFKCWSLNSASVLCLTLLTSNYKLSYKIVLDLANYEVSLNLLIQLDLLIQLLESPVFARLRLDLLNPQKNKYLFKCLYGLLMLLPQSNSFRTLQNRLNSITPIVHLQFEDDHDEKPSRDDAELLGYFDGSQKRLNNLKSSQSFDINSNFSNQLIIKDSGTDLSNLVNEEATTVHAPKKMDYITKFSGRLKNNK is encoded by the exons ATGG ACAAATCGATAAAGCGCGGCCTCAACGACAGGATATACGACAAGCGGAAGGCGGCGGCCCTGGAGTTGGAACGCGTGGTGCGCGATTCACTAAGCACGGGCGATACAGAAAAGATTGTCAACATCATTAAACAACTGAGAAACGAGTATGCGTATGCCGTGCACCAGCCAAACGCTAGATATGGAGGTCTGATTGGCCTGGCGGCTGTTGCTATTGCTTTGGGCCAGAATGAAGTTCCAAAATACTTGGAAAGCATCATGCATCCTGTCCTTGCCTGCTTTGGAGATCAGGACTCCATGGTGCGCTACTTTGCGTGCGAGGCACTTTACAACATTGCCAAAGTGGCCAAGGGGGAAATTCTGGTATACTTCAATGAAATATTTGACGTCTTGTGCAAATTGGTGGCAGATGTGGAGATGAGCGTGAAGAACGCAGCAGATATATTGGACAGACTCATCAAGGATATCACCAGTGAAAAGGCCGCTACGTATGTGTCCGTGCTTGCGAAACCTGTGGAGCCGCCGTCCGCTAAGGTGGTAGATCAGAAAGGGAAAACATTGCAGGTTTACGAGCCACAGCTGCCAAAGGCGTTCTCGCTGGAGAAATTCATCCCGTTGTTGAAAGAACGCATGTACGCAACGAACCCCTACACGAGAATGTTTCTTGTTTCGTGGCTCCGACTCCTGGACTCGATTCCGGGCCTGAACCTGATCTCCTATCTACCTTCGTTCCTGGATGCACTTTTGTCTTACCTCAGTGCCACGTTGGAAGACGTTCGCGTGGTGACGGAAAACTTCCTCAAACTGCTGCTCCATGAGATCCAAAAAGTGTCcgaaatcaagaaaatggTTTCTCAGGAAAAGGCAGACGACAGCAAGGAAAAGGACCTGTATATTCCTGGCCAGGACATTGTCATTGATTATCCAAAGATCATCGATCTGCTCATCACCTCGCTCGACTCGACGGAAGAATTGATCCAGCTAGTTGCTCTGCAGTGGCTGGTGGCTCTGTTGGAAATTTCTCCAGAGTCGTTCATTGTGTTCATGGCCAAATTGCTCGCTGTGCTGCTCTCCACCATCTCCCATTCCAACAAACAGCTCCGAGATATTTCCGTTCTTCTCAACTCGAAGCTGATGGAGCTGGCAGCCAACAACCATTACGACATAAATTACACGCTCATTGTGAACCAACTGACACTGCAGTTTCTGAACGAGAAAGAAAGCACGCGACTTGCCTCTCTTGACTGGCTGATCATGCTGCACGAAAAGGATCCAATCAAGTTCCTTGAGCATTCAGACAACACCTTTGTCACTCTGCTGAAAGCCATGAATGACCAATCGGACAAGGTCATTAATAAGGATCTCGAACTGCTGTCCAAGATCTCCAACCAGACCGACGACAGATATTTCCAGTCGTTCATGGTGGATCTGCTAAATCTGTTCAAACGCGACCGTAAACTGCTGGACACACGCGCAGATTTTATCATCAGGACCGTGTGTAAGTCCCTCGATGCTGAGCGGATCTACAAATCGCTGTCCAAGGttttgagcgaggaggagtcAAACCTCGGCTTTCTATCCATTATGATCcagattctcaacaacaacctcaTCATAGCTCCCGAACTGACGGCTCTGCGCCAAAAGCTGATTCGCGGAGACGACTTCGATCTGTTCAAAACGCTGTTCAAGTGCTGGTCCTTGAATTCTGCCTCTGTGCTGTGTCTGACGCTTCTGACCTCCAACTACAAACTCAGCTACAAGATCGTGCTTGATTTGGCCAACTACGAGGTCTCGCTAAACCTGCTCATCCAGCTTGATCTGCTgatccagcttctcgaatCGCCAGTGTTTGCACGTCTCCGACTGGACCTACTCAACCCGCAGAAGAATAAATATTTGTTCAAGTGCCTGTACGGACTGCTGATGCTGCTACCTCAGTCCAACTCATTCCGAACCTTGCAAAATAGACTCAATTCGATCACTCCGATCGTCCATCTCCAATTCGAGGACGACCACGACGAGAAGCCGTCGCGAGACGACGCAGAGTTGCTGGGCTATTTTGACGGATCTCAGAAAAGACTCAACAACCTGAAATCCAGCCAGTCGTTCGATATCAACTCGAACTTCAGCAACCAGCTCATAATCAAAGACTCGGGTACCGATCTTTCGAATTTGGTCAACGAAGAGGCCACCACCGTGCACGCGCCAAAGAAAATGGACTACATTACCAAGTTTTCCGGAAGACTGAAGAATAACAAATAG
- a CDS encoding spliceosome-associated essential protein: protein MDAKQNDKEVSLYLGNLDPKVDETLLYELFVQFAPVKSIRLPKDKVLRRHQGYGFVEFFNVKDCEYVLNICSGLSLYDKVLRVKKLIGGQTETPELDEDIGPVVYVGNLDKLVDSGSISATFANFGTFRKPPQVVPGEKSNHAFIYYTDFESSDEAIKEMNGKIIMNRPIKMDYAYKKDSKEKHGDRTERLLYEKARENNFELEQLKKR, encoded by the coding sequence ATGGACGCTAAACAGAACGATAAAGAGGTCTCGCTCTATTTGGGAAACCTAGACCCCAAAGTCGACGAGACACTCCTGTACGAGCTCTTTGTTCAATTTGCGCCTGTCAAGAGCATTCGTCTGCCGAAAGATAAGGTGTTACGCAGACACCAGGGCTACGGGTTTGTTGAATTCTTCAATGTCAAGGACTGTGAATACGTGCTCAATATATGCTCAGGGCTTAGTCTCTACGACAAGGTGCTGCGCgtgaagaagctgattggGGGCCAGACAGAGACTCCCGAGTTAGACGAAGATATAGGGCCGGTGGTCTACGTTGGTAATTTGGACAAACTGGTGGATTCTGGAAGTATCAGTGCTACTTTTGCTAATTTCGGAACGTTCCGTAAGCCGCCGCAGGTCGTTCCTGGAGAAAAGAGCAACCATGCATTCATATACTACACAGACTTCGAGTCCAGCGACGAGGCTATCAAGGAGATGAATGGCAAGATAATCATGAACCGGCCCATCAAAATGGACTATGCCTACAAGAAGGACTCCAAGGAGAAGCATGGAGACCGCACAGAGCGTCTTTTATATGAAAAAGCCAGGGAGAATAATTTTGAGCTGGAACAGTTGAAAAAACGGTGA
- a CDS encoding 26S proteasome regulatory subunit rpn10: protein MVLEACMIVIDNSEYMRNGDYLTSRYQAQLDTVELIFRRKTNANPESTVGLMTMAGESPRVISNLTTEYGKVLSGLHQSRIEGQSKLVDGIQVACLALKNRQNKAQKQRVIVFVGSPITENEADLDKLAKRLKKNGISIDFINFGEQQINTEKLERFISLANSNDSSHLVTVPPGPNLLYEQVDRSALFQEEGGASGGMGMGDEFGFDDPNMDPELALAIRLSLEEERARQEREQAPAESNLEAVKEEPKGDDKMDESN, encoded by the coding sequence atggttttggaggcatgTATGATAGTCATTGACAACTCAGAGTATATGAGAAATGGCGACTACCTTACATCGCGGTACCAGGCACAGTTGGACACGGTGGAACTGATTTTCAGACGCAAAACCAACGCCAATCCAGAGAGCACCGTAGGACTCATGACCATGGCTGGGGAGTCGCCGCGGGTGATCAGCAACCTCACCACAGAGTACGGAAAAGTGCTCAGTGGACTGCATCAGAGCCGTATAGAGGGACAGAGCAAGCTTGTGGACGGTATACAGGTGGCGTGTTTGGCGTTGAAAAATCGACAAAACAaggcacagaaacagcgtGTGATTGTGTTCGTGGGGTCGCCAATCACGGAGAACGAGGCCGATCTGGATAAACTGGCTAAGCGGCTGAAAAAGAACGGCATATCTATTGATTTCATCAATTTCggagagcagcagatcaacACTGAGAAGCTCGAGAGGTTCATTTCGCTGGCCAATAGCAATGACTCGTCGCATCTGGTCACTGTGCCTCCTGGCCCTAACCTTCTGTACGAACAGGTGGACCGGTCTGCTCTGTTCCAGGAAGAGGGGGGCGCTTCTGGAGGCATGGGCATGGGAGACGAGTTTGGCTTCGACGACCCCAACATGGACCCCGAGCTGGCATTGGCGATCAGGTTGTCGCTGGAAGAGGAACGTGCCAgacaagaaagagaacagGCGCCAGCCGAGAGCAATCTAGAAGCAGTCAAAGAAGAACCCAAGGGTGACGATAAGATGGATGAATCCAACTaa
- a CDS encoding sulfite reductase beta subunit, which translates to MASVTLQQAFAQVAVALQSESGFKAYSVDPVQKTSQIESLSANDCLEFIEDSQATVLGLHSDDLLKQLPIISHSTQKLIINSPITNDDYSVVLAFKDLGIPILISSNPQEALDFFILSYLVSKFTDGAMLHFYLDQSQSFKSYPDSSITKVYASFEGQDLESAFGALKELTGHSYSEFEFLNSSWFSKYDQILLLLGNQNVLGSALPSGVGLISVKVYRPFNVAKLAKLVSSYSRVLQILEQSSVQLDFQPLLLDILDLLPQFSSVISSQLLKIDSSNVDDVLSDLFANSELDEPVQNMTLGKPFKSVSATVSRSSSLSEDIYVRLLRQAVPNLSVLNNIVLNPSPEFAFGKFLYEEEQRNKLVNLIEDNLGEFAGSVLSDKLAAWLIKAKEGDEVDGTELAAELAQSKAPVVRDILALKEYLTVKTSWLIGSDKWCFDQGLSTLHQVLKTNKRVKLLIIDSDSSLNRKQGKKNAGLYAMNYGNSYVASVALYSSYSQTLTALLEANKFANGPAIVLAYLPHYDDHLEILKDTKSSVDTGYWPLYRYNPFLENEEDQFQLDSSFIRNELKEFLDRENRLTMLAAKSPKLDFNLKSYNNMVEKKMNEKSKDAFSKMLENLSGEPLTIAFASDGGNAENLAKKMGRRGAAKGLKIKLLAMDDFSLDDLAMETNVVFITSTSGQGEFPTNGKLFWEALKSSTIDLANLKFSVFGLGDSKYWPRKEDAHYYNKPGQDLFKKLTLLGGNVLTDLGLGDDQDADGYNTGYNAWEPKVWEALGVSVENADEPPPITNEDIKINSNFLRGTIAEGLQDASTGAISASDQQLTKFHGIYMQDDRDVREQRKKEGLEPAYAFMARVRLPGGVATPDQWLKIDELSSSNGNGTFKITTRATFQLHGVIKSKLKPTIKGINTALMDTLAACGDVNRNVMCSALPSNQHLHSQLVETSKIISKHLLPSTTAYHELWLDDLDLERGIEGGPRKIKVGGDSIQDTEPLYGPTYLPRKFKVVLTLPPYNDVDVYAHDIGLIAIVENNNIIGYNVLVGGGMGTTHNNTKTYPRTGSMFGFCPVEDIHIVCEKVMIVQRDNGDRKNRKHARLKYTIDDMGVDVYKSKVEELWGKKFDAPKPFKIDSNIDYFGWCKDEVGLNHYTCFIENGRIEDTVEAPQKTGLNKIAHYMKEHNFGEFRLTGNQHILLSNVPDEHLSTLKEMMKEHKLDKTNFSALRLSSSSCVALPTCGLAMAEAERYLPVLISKLEAELENLGLRNDSIVMRMTGCPNGCARPWLAEVALVGKAPGTYNMMLGGGYKGERLNKLYRTNVDEQQVLNILVPMFRRWSLERYEGEHFGDFVIRAGYIKPTTEGKTFWDDLPEDL; encoded by the coding sequence ATGGCTTCTGTCACTCTTCAACAGGCTTTCGCACAGGTTGCAGTTGCCTTGCAATCCGAATCTGGATTCAAGGCCTATTCTGTTGATCCGGTGCAGAAAACTTCGCAAATCGAGTCCTTGTCGGCTAACGACTGTCTCGAGTTTATTGAGGACTCCCAGGCCACTGTGCTGGGACTGCATTCTGATGACCTGCTCAAGCAATTGCCTATCATATCCCATTCCACGCAGAAACTCATCATCAATTCTCCTATCACTAATGACGACTACTCTGTTGTTTTGGCATTTAAGGATCTTGGAATTCCtattttgatttcttccaACCCACAAGAAGCGCTTGACTTTTTCATCCTGTCATATCTGGTTTCGAAATTTACAGATGGTGCCATGCTCCACTTTTATCTGGACCAGTCTCAGAGCTTTAAGTCGTACCCTGACTCTAGTATCACCAAGGTGTACGCCAGCTTTGAGGGCCAGGATCTCGAGTCTGCCTTTGGTGCtctcaaagagctcactGGTCACTCCTACTCGGAAtttgagtttttgaactcctcCTGGTTCTCGAAATATGACCAGATCCTGCTCTTGCTGGGCAACCAGAACGTTTTAGGTTCTGCTCTTCCGTCTGGAGTCGGCCTCATTTCCGTCAAAGTCTACAGACCATTCAACGTTGCAAAGCTTGCCAAACTGGTCTCGTCATACTCCCGCGTGCTGCAAATTCTGGAGCAGAGTTCTGTGCAGCTGGACTTCCAGCCGCTTCTGCTGGACATTCTGGACCTGTTGCCCCAGTTTTCGTCTGTCATATCTAGCCAGTTGCTAAAGATTGACTCGTCGAACGTTGACGACGTGCTCAGTGACCTGTTCGCCAATTCTGAGCTCGACGAGCCGGTGCAGAACATGACTTTAGGAAAACCTTTCAAATCTGTCTCTGCCACCGTTTCGCGCTCGTCTTCACTCTCTGAAGATATCTACGTCAGATTGTTGCGCCAGGCCGTTCCTAACCTTTCTGTGCTGAACAACATAGTGCTGAATCCATCGCCAGAGTTTGCTTTTGGTAAGTTCTtgtacgaggaggagcagagAAACAAGCTAGTCAATCTTATTGAGGACAATTTGGGCGAGTTTGCTGGATCTGTTCTTAGTGACAAGCTTGCCGCATGGCtgatcaaggccaaggagggCGACGAGGTCGATGGCACAGAGCTGGCTGCTGAGCTGGCCCAGTCCAAGGCCCCTGTGGTCAGAGACATTCTGGCCTTGAAGGAGTATTTGACCGTCAAGACGAGCTGGCTGATAGGTTCCGACAAGTGGTGTTTTGACCAAGGACTCTCAACGCTGCACCAGGTgctcaagaccaacaagagagtcaagctgctgatcaTAGACTCGGATTCGTCGCTGAACAGAAAACAGGGCAAAAAGAATGCCGGGTTGTACGCGATGAACTATGGCAATTCGTACGTTGCATCGGTGGCCCTGTACTCGTCGTACTCACAAACGTTGACTGCGCTTTTGGAGGCCAACAAGTTTGCCAACGGTCCGGCCATTGTGCTGGCGTACTTGCCGCACTACGACGACCATCTTGAGATCCTTAAGGACACCAAGAGCTCTGTCGATACTGGTTACTGGCCGCTCTACAGATACAATCCATTCCTGGAAAACGAAGAGGACCAATTCCAGTTGGACTCGTCCTTCATCAgaaacgagctcaaggagttccTTGATAGAGAAAACAGGCTCACAATGCTGGCTGCCAAGAGCCCGAAACTCGACTTCAACCTCAAATCGTACAACAACatggtggagaagaagatgaacGAGAAGTCCAAGGACGCGTTCAGCAAGATGCTCGAGAACCTAAGCGGCGAGCCATTGACTATCGCATTTGCGTCTGATGGAGGCAACGCCGAGAacctggccaagaagatgGGCAGAAGAGGAGCCGCCAAGGGcctcaagatcaagcttctggccATGGACGATTTTTCTCTGGACGACCTGGCCATGGAGACCAATGTTGTTTTCATCACGTCCACCTCTGGACAGGGAGAGTTCCCTACCAACGGTAAGCTGTTCTGGGAGGCTCTCAAATCCAGCACGATTGACCTTGCCAACCTCAAGTTTTCCGTGTTTGGTCTGGGAGACTCGAAGTATTGGCCAAGAAAGGAGGACGCTCATTACTACAACAAGCCGGGTCAAGATCTGTTCAAAAAGCTGACTTTGCTGGGCGGCAATGTCCTCACCGACTTGGGGCTCGGAGACGACCAGGACGCCGACGGCTACAACACCGGCTACAACGCCTGGGAGCCAAAGGTCTGGGAGGCTCTGGGAGTGTCTGTGGAGAACGCAGATGAGCCTCCGCCAATCACGAACGAGGATATCAAGATTAACTCCAACTTCCTCAGAGGAACCATTGCGGAAGGCTTGCAGGATGCCAGCACTGGCGCCATTTCTGCCTCCGACCAGCAATTGACCAAGTTCCACGGTATTTATATGCAGGACGACAGAGACGTGAGAGAGCAGCGCAAGAAGGAAGGTCTCGAGCCAGCGTACGCATTCATGGCGCGTGTGCGTCTTCCGGGAGGTGTTGCTACGCCGGACCAGTGGCTCAAAATCGACGAGCTGTCGAGCTCCAACGGCAACGGCACCTTCAAGATCACCACCAGAGCCACGTTCCAGCTGCACGGCGTGATCAAGTCGAAATTGAAGCCTACCATCAAAGGCATCAACACGGCTCTGATGGATACACTTGCTGCGTGCGGTGACGTCAACAGAAACGTCATGTGTTCAGCTCTGCCTTCGAACCAGCACCTGCACTCacagctggtggagacgTCCAAAATCATCTCCAAGCATCTGCTACCATCGACCACCGCGTACCACGAGCTGTGGCTCGACGATCTGGATCTCGAGAGAGGCATTGAGGGCGGCCCTAGAAAGATCAAGGTGGGTGGCGACTCTATTCAAGACACTGAGCCGCTGTACGGCCCTACATACCTGCCAAGAAAGTTCAAGGTTGTGCTGACTCTGCCTCCATACAACGACGTGGACGTCTATGCACACGACATTGGGCTGATTGCCATTGTCGAGAACAACAATATTATCGGCTACAACGTGCTGGTGGGTGGTGGAATGGGAACCACGCACAACAACACCAAGACGTATCCAAGAACGGGCTCGATGTTTGGTTTCTGTCCGGTGGAAGATATCCACATCGTGTGCGAAAAAGTGATGATTGTCCAGAGAGACAACGGTGACAGAAAAAATAGAAAGCACGCCAGATTGAAGTACACGATCGACGACATGGGCGTGGACGTGTACAAGAGCAAAGTCGAGGAGCTGTGGGGCAAGAAGTTCGATGCTCCGAAACCGTTCAAGATCGACTCCAACATCGACTATTTTGgctggtgcaaggatgAGGTCGGCCTCAACCACTACACCTGCTTCATCGAGAACGGAAGAATCGAGGACACAGTGGAGGCACCTCAGAAGACAGGACTGAACAAGATTGCGCACTACATGAAAGAGCACAATTTCGGCGAGTTCAGACTGACCGGAAACCAGCACATTTTGCTGTCGAATGTCCCTGACGAGCACCTGAGTACACTCAAGGAGATGATGAAGGAGCATAAGCTGGATAAGACTAACTTCTCTGCGCTGAGgctctcgtcgtcgtcctgtGTGGCCCTGCCAACGTGTGGTCTGGCTATGGCCGAGGCCGAGAGATACCTGCCTGTGCTGATTTCGAAGCTGGAGGCAGAACTTGAGAACCTTGGTCTGAGAAACGACTCCATTGTGATGAGAATGACGGGATGTCCTAACGGATGTGCCAGACCATGGCTTGCTGAGGTTGCACTCGTTGGAAAGGCCCCCGGCACCTACAACATGATGCTTGGTGGAGGATACAAGGGAGAGCGTTTGAACAAGCTGTACAGGACCAACGTGGATGAGCAGCAGGTGCTCAACATTCTGGTGCCAATGTTCAGAAGATGGTCGCTGGAGAGATACGAAGGAGAGCATTTCGGAGACTTTGTGATCCGTGCCGGATATATCAAGCCAACCACTGAAGGCAAGACTTTCTGGGACGATCTGCCAGAGGACCTTTAG
- a CDS encoding Cytochrome P450 61, giving the protein MEFLTNHSSTVNSTTVIGAIKALDYVSLKSAVHSLWQQTPWWQIVAITLAIVVAYDQIAYQIYKGSIAGPRFKVWPVIGPFLESLDPKFEEYQSKWASGPLSCVSIFHKFVVIASTRDLARKIFQSPKYVKPCVVDVAVKILRPSNWVFMDGKEHSEYRKGLNGLFTKSSLELYLPDQEKIMDKYINLFADMTKDEPSVFFPVFREVMCAISLKTFCGDYITNAQIKEIADNYYLITAALELVNFPIIIPYTKTWYGKKIADMTMKVFEGCAQMAKDHIDAGGKPKCVMDAWVKVMKEARDSKDKQSLDAKILIREFSNKEISEAVFTFLFASQDASSSLCCWLFQIVADRPDVLKKIREEQLRIRNGNPYEPLTGKLIDEMKYTNMVVRETLRYRPPVLMVPHVVKEAYPVSENYTIPKGAMVVPTLYPALHDPEAYENPDEFVPERWEEGSPAWAATKNWLVFGTGVHRCLGQTYVLMTFTAFIGKAAMFLDFDHKVTELSEQIKVFATIFPKDDVIMQFRRRDPTVVE; this is encoded by the coding sequence ATGGAGTTTCTGACGAACCATTCTTCGACTGTGAACTCAACTACAGTGATTGGTGCCATCAAGGCGCTCGACTACGTTAGCCTGAAATCGGCTGTTCATTCTCTTTGGCAACAAACTCCCTGGTGGCAGATAGTTGCCATTACCCTGGCTATTGTTGTGGCCTACGACCAGATAGCCTACCAGATATACAAGGGATCAATTGCTGGTCCGCGTTTCAAAGTCTGGCCCGTTATTGGCccatttttggagtctTTGGACCCTAAGTTTGAGGAGTACCAGAGCAAATGGGCTTCCGGACCCTTGTCCTGTGTTTCGATTTTCCACAAGTTTGTTGTGATTGCCTCCACCAGAGACCTTGCTAGAAAGATCTTCCAATCGCCAAAGTATGTCAAGCCGtgtgttgttgatgttgcCGTGAAGATTTTGAGACCATCCAATTGGGTCTTTATGGACGGTAAGGAACACTCGGAATATAGAAAGGGACTGAACGGGCTGTTTACGAAAAGCTCTCTGGAGCTGTATCTCCCAGACCAAGAGAAAATTATGGACAAATACATCAATTTGTTTGCAGACATGACCAAAGACGAGCCAAGTGTGTTCTTCCCAGTGTTCAGAGAGGTGATGTGTGCGATTTCTCTGAAGACGTTCTGCGGCGATTACATTACCAATGCTCaaatcaaggaaattgCTGACAATTACTATTTAATTACCGCTGCCTTGGAGCTTGTCAACTTCCCTATCATCATTCCTTACACCAAAACCTGGTACGGAAAGAAAATCGCTGATATGACGATGAAAGTTTTTGAAGGGTGCGCAcagatggccaaggacCACATTGATGCCGGTGGAAAGCCAAAGTGTGTCATGGATGCCTGGGTGAAGGTCATGAAGGAGGCCAGAGACAGCAAAGACAAACAGTCTTTGGATGCCAAGATTTTGATTAGAGAGTTTTCCAACAAAGAGATCTCCGAGGCCGTGTTCACCTTCCTGTTTGCTTCCCAGGACGCTTCTTCCTCTCTTTGTTGCTGGCTTTTCCAAATTGTTGCTGATAGACCAGAcgttctgaagaagattaGAGAGGAACAGCTCAGAATTAGAAACGGAAACCCATACGAGCCTCTGACCGGTAAGCTGATTGACGAGATGAAGTATACCAACATGGTTGTCAGAGAGACGTTGAGATACAGACCACCGGTTCTTATGGTTCCTCACGTTGTGAAAGAGGCCTACCCTGTCAGCGAAAACTACACTATTCCTAAGGGAGCCATGGTGGTGCCAACATTGTACCCAGCTCTGCACGACCCAGAAGCTTACGAGAATCCTGACGAGTTTGTGCCGGAGAGATGGGAAGAGGGTTCGCCTGCGTGGGCCGCCACGAAGAATTGGCTTGTTTTCGGTACCGGTGTGCATAGATGTCTGGGACAAACGTACGTGCTCATGACGTTTACTGCTTTCATCGGAAAGGCTGCTATGTTCCTGGACTTTGACCACAAGGTGACGGAATTGAGCGAGCAGATCAAGGTGTTTGCCACCATCTTCCCTAAAGACGACGTGATCATGCAATTCAGACGCAGAGACCCTACCGTGGTTGAGTAG
- a CDS encoding Cytochrome b5 translates to MSKVFTAEEVAQHNTRDDLYIVYRGKVYDCSEYLDEHPGGEEVIMDCAGTDATEPFEDIGHSEDAHEILANLEVGELKGGVPAKPVVSAASSSSSDSSSLPLVALAGLILAVGAFLFLRT, encoded by the coding sequence ATGTCCAAAGTCTTCACAGCTGAAGAGGTCGCCCAACACAACACCAGAGATGACTTGTATATCGTATACAGAGGCAAAGTGTACGACTGCAGCGAATACTTGGACGAACAtccaggaggagaagaGGTGATCATGGACTGCGCCGGAACCGATGCTACAGAACCGTTCGAAGATATTGGACATTCTGAAGATGCCCACGAGATCTTGGCCAACCTTGAAGTGGGCGAGCTCAAAGGTGGCGTTCCTGCCAAGCCAGTTGTGTCTGCTGcatcttcgtcgtcgtccgacAGTTCTTCGTTGCCTCTTGTTGCCCTAGCCGGCCTCATTCTTGCCGTCGGGGCCTTTTTGTTCCTTAGAACGTGA
- a CDS encoding putative RNA-binding protein, producing the protein MARKAVSTPPSKKVPSRSPILTRTRTKKVSQELIDESKPEKKKEEAKSELENDEIELPSDSDSSDNAEELEGFESADDEESKEQDNVTKTKHTVHTVTKPVETANKNSSKPSIKSKHGVIYVGRLPHGFEEKELKKYFSQFGEIIRLRLSRNKKTGKSKHYAFIEFEHAEVAKIAAETMNNYLLFEHLLQCAVVPPEKVHENLFQGANSKYKPVPWSKIAQLKNDRPKSKARWEKLQKKYQEQNQKRLQKLKQHNIDYDLSAL; encoded by the coding sequence ATGGCCCGTAAAGCTGTGTCCACCCCACCTTCCAAGAAGGTTCCTTCGCGCTCGCCGATCCTGACTAGGACCCGTACTAAGAAGGTTAGCCAGGAGCTGATAGACGAGTCaaagccagagaaaaagaaagaagaagccaagTCTGAACTGGAAAACGATGAAATTGAGCTTCCTAGTGACAGTGACAGCTCTGACAACgccgaggagctcgagggCTTTGAGTCTGCTGATGACGAGGAAAGCAAAGAACAGGATAACGTCACTAAGACCAAGCACACGGTGCACACCGTGACAAAGCCTGTTGAGACCGCTAACAAGAACTCCTCAAAACCCAGCATCAAGTCCAAGCATGGTGTGATATATGTGGGCAGACTGCCTCATGGATTTGAGgagaaggagctgaagaaataCTTCAGCcaatttggagaaattatCAGACTGAGACTCTCGAGAAACAAAAAGACGGGAAAGTCGAAACATTACGCTTTTATCGAGTTCGAGCACGCAGAAGTGGCCAAGATTGCTGCGGAAACCATGAACAATTAcctgctgtttgagcaTCTCCTCCAATGTGCCGTTGTGCCTCCTGAAAAAGTGCATGAGAACCTGTTCCAGGGAGCCAACTCCAAGTACAAGCCCGTGCCGTGGAGCAAGATTGCGCAACTCAAGAACGACAGGCCTAAATCCAAGGCCCGGTGGGAAAAACTGCAAAAGAAGTACCAGgagcagaaccagaaaagactccagaaactcaagCAGCATAATATCGATTACGATCTCAGTGCTCTATAG